A single region of the Plutella xylostella chromosome 28, ilPluXylo3.1, whole genome shotgun sequence genome encodes:
- the LOC125490838 gene encoding uncharacterized protein LOC125490838: MGPEEETGSPPRVRKRRRCMVISSDSEEEEVPLKTQKPALDGLSKEDLLAIIASLRSETGKSNPNVIPNHHNNVIPEFDPNNKSQNVDRWLGKVNECRSIYNWDEKQTIHFSLQKLTGLAKKWYESLSSLSFTWDQWQMKLRKAFPSDENYGKMLEEMLARTSRSDESLREYFYEKLTLLSRCEIIGRKAVDCIVYGISDMSVRNGAQGLRCKEPEELLSFLASQQVKTNVPHSTSTIKKRDPRSTNPGPYYRSNNMNGPTMLCFNCKERGHSFTTCPKPLVKCQKCGRVGHDYENCFRKPLLSHNTVEKKTLKIAVDTQDKLPINEVGSKPGPLSAQPLLGVDLPTSTPQSNKKFFKAITVNGVGLRAYIDFGSDSSIIRVSDAKILGLTEHVEQLPIIKGFGNSIIHPISKVTAQCKIDEVETEIEFLVVDDQYLQMPILIGQNFTEMPSVTALKNSNELFFYFSPQSTMDATSEDDKIIKLYVCNETKVDKGGIVEVYAKENITGDVYADGNTNLYPNQEYHFHRGCYKLVNGRGFIFVSVLGCHTVSFKPDLLLARVSRTVEADIVEVNNIQSDGSREQPPLDQSDIKTGNGLNPAEKDRLYSLLQKYRSCFATNLSELGCTTQAEMRIELNDNRPVIYRPYRMSIHEREKVRNIVEELVQNDIVQESESNYASPVILVKKKTGEARLCIDFRALNGKTVKDKYPLPLIEDQIANLSGNMFFTTLDLASGYYQIPMAPESRHLTAFVTPDGLYEFKRMPFGLANAPALFQKMINKILGSKRFTSALAYMDDLLVPSVSIEEGFQRLEEVLQLLKSAGLTLKLSKCSFFDTQIEYLGYEISAHGVKPGEKKIEAVKKFPVPRNVHELRQFLGLASYFRKFVKGFGEIARPLTCLLKQDVSWKWTQSEQNAFQTLKLNLSDRPVLALYNPKLDTELHTDASSLGLGGILMQWQDNPRVLKPVAYFSRQTTTEERHFHSYELETLAVVCSLRKFRPYLLGAKFVVYTDCNAIRHTLTKRDLIPRIARWWLQISEYDFDIVYRPGSRMNHVDALSRNPATQPISSNSNADVSEFPCVLKITTENWLHTLQLADPEVLRISKILKPETDEESKEIKKNYVIKDHLVYRKVNDQLRLVVPRNSRWQICKINHDDIGHFGFSKTLERIQSQYWFPKLRNFVKKYVKACIECAYNKDSEAKTRRGHLHPIEKKDIPFHTIHLDHVGPFVKSKKGNNYILTIVDGFTKYLFARPVKDAKSKTVIKVLEGIFTDFGTPIRIISDRGTAFTSSQFKSFCASNGIRHILNAVACPRANGQAERFNQTILTALSTQNFNNDERDWDVQVGKVQWGINNTVNASTKKAPTELLFGTKLSNASENKLNSVVIDSSDIVAIDNRDELRQTAANLAAAATTQRPVRQARLTAAKAILAGAAPKSKNASRPSLTAITTPKVPEDNRAATNSAPTIDPSARATPTTSAPKVGATKLTSATPTNENDKLKKTTAEEDGDWQKVLSKRRNNRRSVTVGTGNVDSELKTVEQIKYIQAWSFLPETTTENVMKFLNRIKSSKDYYVEKRNIKTTRHASFVIGIPECLFECFNSPTVWPPRVRFSDWFPARPRAAAVRGSAATPTTPVASANIGRDQTDTDKATTTK; this comes from the exons ATGGGTCCTGAAGAGGAAACGGGATCTCCTCCCAGAGTTAGAAAAAGACGTAGGTGCATGGTGATATCCTCAGAttctgaagaagaagaagtgccATTAAAGACTCAGAAGCCCGCATTGGATGGTTTATCTAAAGAAGATCTGCTAGCAATCATCGCTTCATTACGGAGTGAAACTGGCAAATCGAATCCAAATGTTATACCTAACCATCATAACAATGTTATACCGGAATTTGACCCTAACAATAAGTCTCAAAACGTAGATAGATGGCTAGGCAAAGTAAATGAATGTAGATCTATTTACAACTGGGATGAGAAACAGACAATCCATTTTTCGCTACAAAAGCTGACAGGATTAGCGAAAAAGTGGTACGAATCACTGTCTTCTCTCAGTTTTACATGGGATCAATGGCAGATGAAGTTGCGTAAGGCTTTTCCCAGTGATGAAAATTATGGGAAAATGCTCGAAGAAATGCTTGCAAGAACGTCTCGTTCTGATGAGAGCTTGCGAGAatatttctatgaaaaattaaCGTTGCTCAGTCGCTGCGAAATTATAGGACGCAAGGCAGTTGATTGTATAGTGTACGGTATCTCGGATATGTCTGTGAGAAATGGTGCCCAGGGTCTGCGATGCAAGGAGCCAGAAGAATTGTTATCATTCTTGGCATCTCAACAGGTTAAGACTAATGTGCCACATTCGACAAGCACCATAAAGAAGCGGGATCCGCGCAGTACGAATCCCGGGCCCTATTATAGGAGCAATAATATGAATGGCCCAACCATGCTTTGCTTTAACTGTAAAGAAAGAGGCCATTCGTTTACCACGTGCCCGAAACCCTTAGTAAAATGTCAGAAATGTGGTCGAGTAGGGCATGACTATGAGAACTGTTTCAGGAAACCTCTGTTGTCGCATAATACAGTTGAGAAAAAGACACTGAAGATAGCAGTAGATACACAAGATAAATTACCTATTAATGAAGTCGGTTCAAAACCTGGGCCCCTTTCAGCCCAACCTTTGCTTGGAGTAGATTTACCTACAAGCACTCCtcaaagtaataaaaagtttttcaagGCAATTACCGTAAATGGTGTTGGTTTGAGGGCTTATATCGACTTCGGGAGTGATTCTAGTATTATTCGAGTCTCGGATGCAAAGATACTTGGCTTGACTGAACATGTTGAGCAGTTACCTATCATAAAAGGTTTTGGAAATTCGATTATACATCCAATTTCTAAAGTAACGGCACAGTGTAAAATCGATGAAGTTGAAACTGAAATAGAATTCCTGGTCGTTGATGATCAATACCTACAGATGCCCATTCTGATTGGGCAAAACTTTACAGAGATGCCTTCGGTTACAGCGTTAAAGAATAGCAATGAGCTATTCTTCTATTTCAGCCCTCAAAGCACAATGGATGCTACTTCAGAGgatgataaaataatcaaactaTATGTTTGCAATGAAACCAAAGTAGACAAAGGGGGTATAGTAGAAGTTTACGCGAAAGAAAACATAACTGGTGATGTTTATGCTGACGGTAATACTAATTTGTATCCGAATCAGGAATATCATTTCCATAGAGGTTGTTACAAATTAGTAAATGGTAGAGGTTTTATATTTGTATCGGTACTCGGTTGCCATACTGTTTCATTTAAGCCAGACTTATTGCTAGCAAGAGTAAGTCGTACTGTTGAAGCAGACATAGTTGAAGTCAATAATATTCAATCAGACGGTTCTCGAGAGCAGCCTCCTTTGGATCAATCAGACATAAAGACTGGTAATGGGTTAAACCCTGCAGAGAAAGATAGACTTTATAGTCTATTACAAAAGTATCGCTCGTGTTTTGCGACCAACTTAAGTGAATTGGGTTGCACAACTCAAGCTGAGATGCGTATCGAATTAAATGACAACAGACCAGTTATTTATCGGCCGTATCGGATGTCTATACACGAACGTGAAAAAGTTCGAAACATTGTAGAAGAGCTGGTACAAAATGATATTGTGCAAGAATCTGAGTCAAATTATGCTAGTCCGGTGATTCTTGTGAAAAAGAAAACAGGAGAAGCTCGGCTATGTATCGACTTTCGAGCTCTTAATGGCAAAACAGTAAAGGACAAATATCCATTACCCTTGATTGAAGATCAAATTGCTAATTTAAGCGGTAACATGTTCTTCACTACATTAGATTTGGCCTCGGGGTATTATCAGATTCCGATGGCTCCAGAAAGTCGCCATTTGACAGCATTTGTTACCCCAGATGGCCTTTATGAATTTAAACGGATGCCGTTTGGCTTAGCCAATGCCCCAGCACTGTTCCAaaaaatgattaataaaattcttGGTTCAAAAAGGTTCACCTCCGCTTTGGCCTATATGGATGACCTTCTTGTTCCTTCGGTATCCATTGAAGAAGGGTTTCAAAGGTTGGAAGAGGTTTTGCAACTGCTAAAAAGCGCAGGACTGACATTGAAATTGTCTAAGTGTAGTTTCTTTGACACCCAAATTGAATATTTGGGTTATGAAATCTCGGCCCATGGTGTGAAACCGGGAGAGAAAAAAATAGAGGCAGTAAAAAAATTCCCTGTACCCAGAAATGTCCACGAGCTTAGACAATTTTTGGGCCTTGCAAGCTATTTTCGGAAGTTCGTAAAAGGGTTTGGTGAAATAGCGAGGCCTTTGACGTGCTTGCTTAAACAAGATGTTTCTTGGAAATGGACACAGTCTGAGCAAAATGCTTTCCAAACTCTCAAGCTAAATCTTTCAGATCGGCCCGTGTTGGCTCTTTATAATCCAAAATTAGATACAGAACTTCATACGGATGCGAGTTCCTTGGGTTTGGGTGGCATTTTAATGCAATGGCAAGACAACCCACGAGTGTTGAAACCAGTCGCCTACTTTAGTCGACAAACAACCACTGAGGAACGTCATTTTCATTCATACGAATTAGAGACGCTTGCGGTGGTCTGTTCACTAAGAAAATTTCGGCCGTATCTATTAGGAGCCAAATTTGTAGTGTACACAGACTGCAATGCTATAAGACATACGCTAACTAAAAGAGATTTAATTCCTCGAATAGCAAGATGGTGGTTACAGATTAGCGAGTACGACTTTGATATCGTTTACCGCCCTGGATCGCGTATGAACCATGTTGATGCGCTGAGTAGGAATCCTGCCACGCAACCCATTAGTTCTAACTCTAATGCTGATGTCAGTGAATTTCCCTgtgtattaaaaataactacaGAAAATTGGTTACACACACTACAATTAGCTGATCCCGAAGTTCTAAGAATCTCTAAGATTCTTAAACCTGAGACTGACGAAGAATCTAAAGAGATAAAAAAGAATTATGTCATTAAAGATCACCTTGTGTATCGAAAAGTTAATGATCAATTGCGTTTAGTGGTGCCTCGTAATTCCAGATGGCAAATTTGCAAGATCAACCACGACGATATTGGTCACTTTGGCTTTTCTAAAACACTTGAACGAATACAAAGCCAATATTGGTTTCCAAAGTTACGGAACTTTGTTAAAAAGTATGTAAAAGCATGCATTGAATGTGCTTACAATAAAGATTCTGAAGCTAAAACTCGGCGTGGTCACTTACACCCAATTGAGAAGAAGGACATTCCGTTCCACACGATCCACTTAGATCATGTTGGCCCTTTTGTTAAAAGCAAAAAAGGGAATAATTACATCTTGACTATCGTTGATGGTTTCACTAAGTACCTTTTTGCAAGACCTGTCAAGGATGCAAAAAGTAAGACCGTCATTAAGGTACTAGAGGGCATATTTACAGATTTCGGTACCCCTATAAGAATCATATCGGACCGTGGAACGGCATTCACTTCGTCACAATTTAAGAGCTTTTGCGCAAGCAATGGCATTCGACACATTCTTAATGCAGTAGCGTGCCCACGGGCTAATGGACAGGCCGAGAGGTTTAATCAAACAATCCTTACCGCTCTGTCTACTCAGAATTTTAACAATGATGAGCGTGATTGGGATGTCCAGGTAGGAAAAGTACAGTGGGGTATCAACAACACTGTAAATGCGTCGACTAAGAAAGCTCCTACGGAGCTGTTATTTGGTACAAAATTAAGCAACgcatctgaaaataaattgaacaGTGTTGTTATAGATTCTTCTGACATTGTAGCGATAGATAATCGGGATGAATTGAGAC AAACGGCAGCTAACTTAGCGGCCGCAGCGACGACGCAGCGCCCAGTACGACAGGCCCGTCTAACGGCCGCTAAAGCGATTTTAGCTGGCGCCGCTCCCAAGAGCAAAAATGCCTCGCGACCGTCACTCACTGCTATCACAACACCGAAGGTGCCCGAAGATAACCGAGCAGCGACGAACAGCGCTCCCACCATCGACCCGAGCGCACGCGCAACACCTACGACGAGCGCACCTAAGGTTGGAGCCACAAAACTGACAAGCGCTACCCCAACCAATGAAAATGATAAGCTCAAAAAGACTACTGCTGAAGAAGACGGAGACTGGCAGAAGGTACTATCAAAACGACGCAACAACCGACGATCAGTTACTGTAGGAACTGGAAATGTAGACTCGGAGCTAAAAACAGTAGAGCAAATTAAATATATCCAGGCATGGTCATTCCTACCCGAGACAACCACAGAAAATGTGATGAAATTCCTCAACAGAATTAAAAGCTCTAAGGATTACTATGTCGAAAAGAGGAACATAAAAACTACTCGACACGCATCGTTCGTCATAGGGATTCCTGAGTGCCTATTCGAGTGCTTCAACTCGCCGACTGTGTGGCCACCGCGCGTCCGCTTCTCAGACTGGTTTCCCGCGCGGCCCCGCGCTGCCGCCGTGCGGGGCTCTGCCGCTACTCCCACCACTCCGGTCGCCTCCGCTAATATCGGCCGCGACCAGACGGACACTGACAAGGCTACGACCACCAAATAA